From the Salipiger sp. CCB-MM3 genome, the window CATATTGTAAGCGACCTCGTCCATCGCGGCGCTGACTGGGAAGGGCAGAGAGCTGCCCTCGGCCTCGTAGTTCAGCGTATCGAGCGACAAGGCGTAGCTTAGATGCGCGCCATCGATCGACCCCTCGAAGCTGCCGCCTTTCGAGCTGCTGCTGCCGGTCATCGTCTCGCCGTCCTGAGTGACTGCAAAGCTCGCCTGCCCAGTCTCATAAGTGAACCGCCCGCTGCCCTCGAAACCCGCGGCCATGAAGGCGGCGGCATCCTCGCTGCCCATCTCGTCGGGGATCACCGACATGCCGCTGCTGGCCAGCCCGGTCATGCGTCCGGAGATTTGCCCGGTGACATTCTCTTCCTCGGGGTTGCTGCCCGACAGGTCGTAGCGCAGCTCGTCGGTCTTGTAGCTGTGGCTGTAGCGCCTTGTGCCATCGCTGCTGTCCACTTCAGAGCTGCCGCTGAGCGGGCCTGTGGCGAGGCTGGCGCTGATCACCTCACGCGGCAGTTCCTCGCCTTCGGCCACCAGACGCACCAGATCGAGCGATGTGGCGGCGGCGCTATAGCTGTAGTCCATCGCCTCCGGAGTGCCGGACGCGATCATCTCCAGCGCCTCCTGACCCAGTTCCAGCGTCATCTCGACCGGCTCGGCCCCCTCTTCGGTGACGCGAATGTCGATCGGCATCGGGCTGGGGAAGCGGATCCCGACAGTGCCGTCGCCGAGGTCTTCGAAGGTCAGATCACCAAAGGCGACCGTCACGTCGCCCGCGGCCTGCGCCTCACCGGCGGCCACCGCCATGGTGAGCGTCAGATCGCTCAGCAGCAGATTTCCGCCGCTGGGGCTTTCGGTCACCGAGACCTCATAGCCGACCCCCTCGAGCATGCCCGACAGGTCATCCCACACCTGTTCGGGGGTGACATCCGCGAGTGCGGGCGGCGTCAGTGCCAATGCCGCGACACCGGCTCCCATGACCCCAGTCAGAACACGCATCCCCAATCCCTTCCATGGCGTATATCGCAATCAATGGCCTAGAGTTCGCCTCCGTATCCCCCGGGGTCAAGGGGGTGGACCGTGGATAGCGCTGTGTTTACCAAGGAGGGGATTTCCAACCGATGGGGCAATCCATGGACCTGACAGGGAAAACCGCGCTGATCACCGGAGCGAGCCGCGGCATCGGCGCCGCGGTGGCCCGGCTTTTTGCCGAGGCTGGCGCGAATGTGGCGCTGGTGGCGCGCAGCCGCGAGGCGGTGGCGGAACTGGCCGGAGAGATCGGTCCCAAGGCGATCGCCATCCCCTGCGACATCTCGCGCTACTGGGAGATGGATCAGGCGGTTCAGGCCTGCGTCACCGCCTTTGGCGGGCTCGACATTTTGGTCAACAACGCCGGGGTGATCGAGCCGATCGCGCCGCTGGCCGGGGCCGATCCGGACGCATGGGGGCAGGTGATCGACGTCAACCTCAAGGGCGTCTACCACGGCATGCGCGCGGCGCTGCCGCTGATGCTGGCGCAGGGAGGCGGCACGGTGCTGACCATCGGCTCTGGTGCGGCGCACCGCCCGCTTGAGGGCTGGTCGGCCTATTGTGCTTCGAAGGCCGGGGCGCTGATGCTGACCCGCATGGCGGACGAAGAGGGCCGCGCCCGCGGTATCCGCGCCATCTCGCTTTCGCCGGGCACAGTGGCGACGCAGATGCAGCGCACGATCAAAGCCTCTGGGGTGAATGCGGTGAGCGCGTTGGAGTGGGAAGATCATATTCCGCCCGAGTGGGTGGCCAAAGCGCTGCTGTGGATGTGCGGGCCGGAGGCGAATGGCTTTCTCGGCGATGAGGTCTCGCTGCGCGACGAAGGCATTCGCAGCAAGATCGGCGTCGCATGATCTCGCTGGAGAAAGAGGGCGGCTATTGGTTGGCGGTGATCGACCGTCCGGAGAAGGCCAACTCTCTGACGCCGGAGATGCTCGAGCGCCTGTGTGAGATCGCCGAGGCGGCGGTCGAGGCGCGGGTGCTGGTGCTGACCGGGGTGGGCAAGGTGTTCTCTGCCGGTGCAGACCTCGAGGCGGCGCGCGCCGGGCTTGCCACCTCGCCGCTCTGGGAGCGGCTTTCGGGGGCGATCGCGGCGCTGCCCTGCCTGACCATCTGCGCGCTCAACGGCACGCTGGCGGGGGGCGCGATGGGCATGGCGCTGGCCTGCGATCTGCGGATCTCGGTACCCGGGGCGAAAGTCTTCTACCCGGTGATGAAGCTGGGGTTCCTGCCGCAGCCTTCCGATCCGCCGCGTCTGGCGGCGCTGGTCGGTCCCGCACGAGCCAAGATGATCCTCATGGCCGGTCAGAAGGTGCCGGTGGAAGAGGCGCAGGTCTGGGGGCTGATCGACCGCATCGTGCCGCCAGATCATCTTATGAGCACCGCGCGGGCGCTGGCCGAAGATGCGCTGGGCGCGGCGCCGGATCATGCGGCGGCGATCAAGGGGCTTATTCGATAGGTTTCTGGATCTTGGCACGCTGGTATTGCCTTTTTGGTGGTTGGCTCAACGCTGGATCGTGCAAGGGCTTGGTTATGCGGCCTGACTGCGGGCCTGAGTGGCTTGCGGGGCGCCAAGATCGAACTCGGCGACCAGAGCGGCCAGCCGCTGCGCGCCTTCGGCCAACTCGGTCGAGGCATCGCGGCTGGCATCGGCCACGGCGGTGTTCTGCGAGGTGAGGTCACGCAGACGCGCAGTGGCATCGTTCACGCCCTGCAATTCGCGGCTTTGCGCCTCGGCGGCGGCGCTGACGCTTGAGAGCACCTCGTCGACGCGAAGAATCTGCTCAAGGATGGCCTGCAGCGCCTCGCCGGTTTCGCCCACCAGATTGACGCCGCCGCTGACCTCGCGGGCGCTTTCCTCGATCAGCCCCTTGATTTCGAGCGCCGCATCGGCGGATCGGCTGGCGAGCCCCTGCACCTCCATGGCGACCACGGCGAAGCCTTTGCCGAACTCTCCGGCGCGTGCGGCCTCGACCCCAGCGTTGAGCGCCAAGAGGTTGGTTTGGAATGAAATATCTTCGATCACCGCGGTGATCTGCGCGATCCGCCCAGAGCTTTCGGCGATGCGGTCCATGGCGGCGACGGCATTGCGGACCACCTCGCCCGAGCGGTCGGCGC encodes:
- a CDS encoding DUF2125 domain-containing protein, which produces MRVLTGVMGAGVAALALTPPALADVTPEQVWDDLSGMLEGVGYEVSVTESPSGGNLLLSDLTLTMAVAAGEAQAAGDVTVAFGDLTFEDLGDGTVGIRFPSPMPIDIRVTEEGAEPVEMTLELGQEALEMIASGTPEAMDYSYSAAATSLDLVRLVAEGEELPREVISASLATGPLSGSSEVDSSDGTRRYSHSYKTDELRYDLSGSNPEEENVTGQISGRMTGLASSGMSVIPDEMGSEDAAAFMAAGFEGSGRFTYETGQASFAVTQDGETMTGSSSSKGGSFEGSIDGAHLSYALSLDTLNYEAEGSSLPFPVSAAMDEVAYNMTLPLAKSDTPQDLALGLTLGGLTVSDQIWGIFDPGGSLPRDPATLAFDITGKATPLVSIFDPADLAQLEGEETAPAELNALSLNSLTLEVAGAKITGAGDFTFHNEDTESYGGMPRPEGAVNFTLAGANGLIDKLIAMGLLSQQDAMGARMMLGMFTVAGSEPDTMTSTIEVDADGHLLANGQRIR
- a CDS encoding SDR family oxidoreductase, whose translation is MDLTGKTALITGASRGIGAAVARLFAEAGANVALVARSREAVAELAGEIGPKAIAIPCDISRYWEMDQAVQACVTAFGGLDILVNNAGVIEPIAPLAGADPDAWGQVIDVNLKGVYHGMRAALPLMLAQGGGTVLTIGSGAAHRPLEGWSAYCASKAGALMLTRMADEEGRARGIRAISLSPGTVATQMQRTIKASGVNAVSALEWEDHIPPEWVAKALLWMCGPEANGFLGDEVSLRDEGIRSKIGVA
- a CDS encoding enoyl-CoA hydratase/isomerase family protein, encoding MISLEKEGGYWLAVIDRPEKANSLTPEMLERLCEIAEAAVEARVLVLTGVGKVFSAGADLEAARAGLATSPLWERLSGAIAALPCLTICALNGTLAGGAMGMALACDLRISVPGAKVFYPVMKLGFLPQPSDPPRLAALVGPARAKMILMAGQKVPVEEAQVWGLIDRIVPPDHLMSTARALAEDALGAAPDHAAAIKGLIR